From the genome of Rhizobium oryzihabitans:
CGAAGGCACGTTACGCTATTATTGCAACCGTGGGGAGGGGTCTTTCCGGCAATTGCCGAGGCGGTGTTTGTCCCACTTGTTTCTTCTCCCCTAGTGGAGAAGTCCGCGGCAGCGGGATGAGGGGGCGAGGGTAGAGATATCAGGAGAGCTTGCCCCTTCATCAGACCCTTCGGGCCACCTTCTCCCCTCGGGGAGAAGAAAGACGCGGCACCCTCGCATAATCAGAAAGGGTTCCACGTCGGCTGCTGGGTAAGCTTCAGGTAACCGACATTGATGCCGAGGCGCGCACCGATGCCGGTGCGGATGGGCGCCAGCGTGACATCGCTGCTCTTGAGATAGGTCATGCCGACGCCGGCGACGATGAAGGCGGAGCCGCTGACGCCGCCGTAACGGCGGTAAAGCGCATCGACCGAAGGCAGGTTATAGACCAACATCATGGCGCGGGTGCCCTGGCCGCCATAATCGAGACCGAGGGAGGGGCCCTGCCAGAAGACCGGATGCTGGCCGGCATTCTTGGTATAAAGCGTGCCTTCGCCATAGGTGAGGCCGGCGACGAAGGCGCCGGAGCCTTCCTGGCCGAGAATATAACCGTTCGGAAGACCGTATTGCTGGAAGGCGCGCTCCACCACCTTGGCGAGGCCGCCGGTGGTTTCACCGAAGAATCCGTGGCCTGCATCCACGACTTCCTGGATAGAATATTGATCGCTGGTCTGGGCCGAGGCCGGTGCGACCCACATCAAGAGGCTCGCAAGGAGCGCAATAATCTTTCCCAGTCCGAGGCGTGCAATGGTGCGGGTTTTCGTAAGGCGCATCGTCATGTCCGTCCGTCTGTTTCGTTAGCGCATCAGCCTGAAAATCCGAATCGGTTTTCGCAAGGGTCGATGCGCAGAGTCAAAGTTCTACAGCATGTTTCGTGCATCCTGGCGGATACACGGGGCTCCAGTGTGGCCTGTTAAGGCATTTGGCATTTTGAAACCATCCTATTAACAATCGGTTTACCAAATATGGTGTCATTATGGCTTAACAATTTCCACACCGTCCGCGCATCCCTTGCGCAGGAGAGAATTTTATGACGAGCAAACTCAATATCACGCTGTCCGGTCCCGATCTGGCGTCTCTTCTGTGCAGTCGTGTGTGCCATGACGTGATCTCTCCTGTTGGCGCCATCAATAACGGCCTTGAATTGCTGGACGAGGGCGGCACCGACGACGATGCCCTGGACCTCATCCGCACGTCCGCTCTTAACGCATCCGTGCGGCTGAAGTTCGCCCGCCTTGCTTTCGGTGCGTCGGGTTCCGCCGGCGCTTCGATCGATACGGGCGAGGCCGAAAAAGCCGCCAAGGATTTCGCCGCCGCCGAAAAGAAGGCCGAAGTCAGCTGGAACGGCCCGCGCGCCATCGTCGCGAAGAATCGTGTCAAACTCTTGCTCAACCTTTTCCTCGTCGCTTATGGCGCGATCCCGCGCGGCGGCAATGTGGATGTGCTGCTGGAAAGCCCCGACGGTGACGCCAAGTTCGAAATCACCGTCAAGGGCCGGATGATGCGCGTGCCGGCCAAATTTGCGGAGATTTACGAAGGCAGGCTGGAAGAGGCCGTCGACGCCCATTCCGTGCAGCCCTATTACACGCTGCTTCTGGCGGAAGAGGCCAATATGGCGGTGGAATACAAGGTGCTTGAAGATCGCATCGTCTTTACCGCGAAAACGGTTGCCGAGTGACCGTTCGATTGCGGACGTGATTTTTTAAGAAGGGCCGGGCTGCGTCTGCGGACGCGCCGGCTTTTTCTGTTTCGGGGAGCACGTTCATGACACGCCTGACAACCGCCCGCCTCATCCTGCGGCCGCATGCCATCGGGGATGAAACGCTTTATTGCGCATTCTGGGGAGCGGATGTCCTGCCTATCGAGGGGGTTAAATCGATTGCACCGCTGGATGCAGAACTCGCTTTTGCCCGCCTCCTGCGCTTCATCGGCCATTGGTCAGCCTTCGGTTTCGGCCCCTTTGTCGTCGAGGAGGCGGAAACGGGACGCATCGTGGGCGAGGTGGGTTTTGCCCATATGCGCCGCGGAAACGGGGCGGATTTTGATGGTGTGCCCGAGGCGATGTGGAAAATCGACAGGCAGCTGGTCGGCAAAGGTGTCGCGACAGAAGCTGTGGAGGCCGCGACGACGTGGTTCGACAGTAGCGGAATTTCGCAGCGGACCGTCTGTATGATCGATCCTCTGAACAGCCCGTCTTTAGCCATTGCCGCCCGATTCGGCTTTCAGCCGTTTCGCGATGCGATGTTCCGGAAAAACCCCGTGCGGCTTTTCGAGCGGATATCCGCGATCTAGTACGGCGCTCATATGGATCGTCTGATGGAGATGCTGCCTCGATCGCGTTTCAGAACGTCCTGAAACCTGTTTCAGGTCTCAGGCGGGGGCGGTTTGGGTGAGGAGTTGGTCCATCGCAACTCCTGGAGCATCCCATGCGCAATTTTCTTCTGGCGGCATTCGTCGTTTTCTCCACCGCTCAGGCCGCGATGGCGCAAGGCGCCATCGGCTTTAAACAGATCGAATTGCCGGATGCGGCGGGTGCGAGGGCGCTTGCCGTCTCATTATGGTATCCGGCCGCGCCCTCTGGAAAAAGCGAGGTCGTGGGTGAGAACGCGGCTTTTTATGGTCTTGAGGTGCAACCGGCCGCTTCTTTTCTCACCGGGTCTCGTCCCCTCGTGCTGTTGTCGCATGGGTTCGGCGGAAGCTGGCGCAATCTGAACTGGATTGCCGGCGCACTTGCTCAGCAGGGTTATGTGGTGGCCGCACCGGTTCATGGCGGCGAATCATTCACCGAAAAGAATGCGACGGAGATCGTTCCCCTGTGGGAGCGGCCGCGCGACATCAGCAGGACGCTGACCGCGCTCATCGAGAATGACCAACTCGCCGGCCAGATCGACAGCAAGCGTATCGCCGTCATCGGCCATTCTCTGGGAGGCTGGACTGCGATGGAGCTGGTGGGTGCACGCTATAGCGCCGAACTCGCCTTGAAGGACTGCAATAGGGAAAAAGCGTCGCCGCAATGCAAGGCTCCCCGGCTGCTGGCCAAGGTCGGGATCGTCGGTGGCGGCAAGGCTGATCTGCGTCTTTCGATGGATTTGAGCGATGTTCGCATCCGGGCGGCGATCGCACTCGATCTTGGGCCTGCTTCCGGTTTTCTGCCGGAGACGCTGCAAAGGGTGGAGGTGCCGGTTCTGGTTCTGGCCGCAGGTGTGGAGACGCCGGAGATTGCCGCCATCAAGGCCGATTCCGACTATATCGCCCGGCATCTGCCAAAGGCGACGACCGTCTATCGGGAAATACCCGATGCCAGCCATTTCAGCTTCATGCAGATCTGCAAGCCGAACGGCGAAAAAATCGTGGAGGAGCTTTCACCGGGCGAAGGTTTCGTCTGCCGTGATGGGGGAGGCCGGGACCGCACAGCCATCCATGCACAAATCGCGGAGGCAATCACCGGCTTCCTGAAAGTGGAAATGCGTTAGGACAGTTCGGGACGTCTCGTGGATCCTGGTTGTCCTGAGGCGTCCCGATTTTTCACGCCGCGTTGGACGGGTGATAGCGATAAACGAGGTCTTCGGGTCGGAGCGTGGCGCTGACGGATCGAGTGTGCCGCCGATGCGCTCGGCAACGGCAGCGGATTTGCTGTTTTCCGGCGAGACGTAGCTGACAAGTGTGGGCAAGCTCAGCGTCTCGAAGGCCCAGTCGCGCATTGCCACAGCGGCTTCGGCAGCATAACCGCGCCCTTCGTGGCCGTCATAAAGCAGCCAGCCGAGTTCCTTTTCGGGAAATAGCGGGCCGTGATTGATACCGATCTGGCCGATGCATTCACCCGTCATACCAAGGTCGATCATCAGCGCGCCATGGCCGAAAAAGTACCAGTTGGCCAGATCGTGGCAGAACACGCCCCATGTCTTCCAGAGATCATACGGCCCGCCGACGCCAATGGAGCGCGGCGACGCCATGAAGTGCTGATAGGCGGGAAAGTCCGCGATGAGCAGCGGGCGCAGCGTCAGGCGTTCAGTCTTAAGCGTGGGGATAGGGTGGTTCATGTGCCGTCGTCCTTTTTGGGAGCGTAGCTAGGCCCTTGTCATTACATTCCGATGACGTTGTCGCTTCTCCCTTGAAATCACAACAAAAAACCCGCTGTCGCCAGCGGGTCTTTTAAAAACTGTCCTGTCCTTGAGGGGTCAGGCGGTTTCGAGGAATTCCGTGGCTCCGTCAGGCTCGCGCAGCACATAGCCGCGGCCCCAGACGGTTTCGATGTAGTTTGCGCCACCTGCAGCATTTGCCAGCTTCTTGCGCAGCTTGCAGATGAAGACGTCGATGATCTTCAGTTCCGGCTCGTCCATGCCGCCATAGAGGTGGTTCAGGAACATTTCCTTGGTCAGCGTCGTGCCCTTGCGCAGCGAAAGCAGCTCGAGCATCTGATATTCCTTGCCGGTCAGGTGAACGCGCTGGCCACCCACTTCAACCGTCTTGGCATCGAGATTGACGATCAGCTCGCCGGTGGAAATGACCGACTGCGCATGGCCCTTGGAACGGCGGACGATTGCGTGAATGCGGGCAACAAGCTCATCCTTGTGGAAGGGCTTTGTCATGTAATCGTCAGCGCCGAAGCCGAGACCGCGAACCTTGTCCTCGATGCCGGCCATGCCGGAGAGGATGAGGATCGGAGTCTTGACCTTGGAAAGGCGCAAAGTTCTCAAGACTTCGTAACCCGACATGTCGGGCAGGTTGAGATCGAGAAGAATAATGTCGTAATCGTAGAGCTTACCGAGGTCCACGCCTTCCTCGCCGAGGTCGGTCGTGTAGACGTTAAAGCTTTCCGACTTGAGCATCAGTTCGATGCTCTGCGCTGTTGCGCTGTCGTCTTCAATAAGTAGAACCCGCATAATTATCCCCTTTGCCGCCCGCGAACCGGTAAATCATTGCCTCGCGCGATGCGGATCCAGACGTTGCCTGATTTGCAGGCTGCCACCAAATGGTTAACAAATTCTAATTGCCTTTGGCAAGGTGTATCGAATTTATTAAGCAAAGTAGGCATTTCTCTGTTTTTGCACGTGAATCCACCATCGCCATAATTGAATCTTAACGTGAGGATTTCCCGCTAAGTGATTCAATCGACTCTTACATCGTCTGGTCCGCTTTTTTGGACCTGGCATTTACCGACCCTTAAATGATCGTGTTTATCATTAACGATGCCCGTAAACGAAAGGTTAACGGCGGTGGTTTTTTATTAACGCCGGGTAACTTTTGGGAATCATTCCGGCACAACGGGTTAACCCGGCCGGTTGAACGGGCGGGTTAAACGGGCCGATCAGGGGGGCATAGTGCCTTTTTGATCCGGGTCTCGCTATCCATGGAGTATTGCGTATGAAGTCGCGTGACAGCCTGGTTCGCCTGAAGGAATTTCAGGTTAATGAAAAACGCCGGCAGCTTAACCAGCTGCAGCAGATGATGTCCGAGTTCGAGCGGATGGCAAAGGAACTGGTGCATCAGATATCTCTGGAAGAGAGCAAGTCGGGCATTACCGATCCGACACATTTCGCCTATCCGACCTTCGCCAAGGCCGCGCGCCAGCGGGCGGATAATCTTCAGGTCTCGATCCGGGAGCTGAAGGCCCAGCAGGAAGCTGCCGAAGCTTCGCTGGAAGAGGTGCAGGCCGAATATGAAAAGGCCGCGGCACTGGAAAACCGCGACGGAGCGATCCGCGCCCGCGCCTGACGACCGGCGCAAATTCGATGAACGATCGTCCTCATTGACGGCTGCCGGTGGATCAGGAGGCGGCTTTCAATGACGGGACGCCATGCATTTTTTTAACAAAAGGCCGCCCTTTGAGGCGGCCTTTTGTTTTTCCTGCACCTGGTTTTTCCGGTCAGCTTTCCGCCGGGGCCCCTAGGCGGGCATTTCGGTGTTTTCAATTGTCCGGAACGGGGGAAAGGCGTAATTTAACGGGGTTCCGATCATGAACCGGAGGTTTTACGCGCGCGTCCTGCATAACCCCTGCGAGGGTGGGGCGCGGGCGATAACAGCAGGGAGGAAGAAATGGCTCGCCAATATATCGATTGCCGCGAATTCCCCAGTGACAGCAAATGCACCATCGCCATCTCCGCCGATACGCCGGAGGAGCTGATGGAAGCGGCCGTTCAGCATGCCGTGGCAGTGCACGGCGCCGAGGACACACGCGAATTCCGCGAGGAAGTCCGCAGGAGCATGCATGCAGGGACGCCGCCGCTGAAGGTGGCGTAACGGGAGGACCGACGCGCATTTATGAATGACGCGATATTTGGAACGGCTGTGAGGGACCGGGCGTCTGCCGCTTTTTTCTTCTCCCCGCCGGGGAGAAGTCCGCGGCAGCGGGATGAGGGGGCGAGGGTAGAGGGATTCGGCAACGTTGCCCCCTCATCCGACCCTTCGGGCCACCTTCTCCCCTCGGGGAGAAGAAATATGCCGCGACGTTTGCGAATATTCTGCCCTTTTACAGAATTAAGCGCCCTTACCCCTGAATAACATCCGCCCATTCAGGATGGCGCAGCGTCTGGGCCTTGAAGAACGGGCAGAGCGGAATGATTTTCCAGCCGCCCTTGCGGGCCTCGTCGATCGCATGGGCGGCGAGCGCCTGACCGACGCCCTTGCCGCGCAGGGCATCGGGCACGCCGGTATGGTCGATAATGATCAGCGAAGGGGAGGTGCGGGAATAGGTCATCTCGGCCTTGTGGCCTTCGACGGTTGCCGAATATTCGCCGTGCGATCCGGTTTCGGTGCTGAGAATGTCCATGGTTTTCGCCTCCTTGTTGCGTTCGTTGTTTCCACTCTAACGGCTCGCGCCCGAATTGAAACAGCGGGAAAGAGAACGCAGCGGACACAAACCGGCGACAATGGTTTTACCGAAGGAGGGGTTCACCGAAGCAGGACAGGCCTTGCGGGGAGAAATCCGAAATCAAACCGAAAACCCCGTCGATAATCCGGCGGGGCGTTTTTGAGAATTCGGCTTTGGCGCGTTGCCGCGCGGGCGCAATATCAGTGGCGATATTGCTGAATGCGCGTGGTGCGCAGGCCTGCAAGGCCATGATCGGCAATCGAGGACTGCCAGGACAGGAATTCTTCAACGGTAAGCGTATAACGCTCGCAGGCTTCCTCGAGGCTCAAAAGTCCTCCGCGAACCGCTGCAACCACCTCCGCCTTTCTGCGAATGACCCAGCGACGGGTATTGGCAGGCGGAAGATCCGCAATCGTCAGAGGGCTGCCATCGGGGCCGATGACATATTTAACTCGTGGGCGTATCATTTCGGTCATTGGACACTCTATACAAACTCAAGACCATATGACGGGAACTTTAGCCCCGTACCTTTAAAAATTGCCTAAGCAGCTCTAGACAATTTATTAAGAATTTGAACGGTTTCGCCTGATTTGTTCGAGTCGCCTTATTTTGCAGGGGAAAAATTTTTCCAAAAATTGCATTTTTTATCGTCCATCGGTTGTTTCCCTCATAGGGCCGCAAGCGAAAGGCACGTTTTCCCGCTGCCCTGGGTAAATTCCGCCGATCCTTCATGCTGCAGCCGCAGGCGGTCTCCGGCATTGAGCGGAAGAATGAAGGTGGCCGATTGCGAGGTGCCGGCGCTGGAGGTGTTTCCGGCAATGCCGAAGCCGCCCGCCGCGCCGTTCACCGACAGCGAAACCCGGTGGCCGGCGGAGGAGACCACGGCAAGCGACAGAATGGCGAGATAAAGACCCTTGGCAGGAACGACGAGTTCCCTTCCGCCGCCCGTGCCAACCGGGTCGCCGAGCGCAAAACCGCCCTCATCGATGAAGAGCAGGGAAAAACCCGCTGCCGAACCGTTGGCCGGTTTTGTCGTGCCCGCCGGCAGGCCTGCCAGCACCACGGCCCGGTTGGGCAGCGAGACGCGGCCATCGCCGCTGCACAGGAGCGCGGTGCGCCAAATAGCGCCATCGGCGCTGGTCTTGATCGAAAAACCGTCATTGCCGGCAAGGCCCATTTCCGCGCGGCCGCTCCAGCCGGACTGGAACAACACCGATGCCGTATCGGTCTTCGCTGCCTTGTTGATCGCCATGCGGTGGCCGCCATCCTCCTGGCTGTGGGTGAAAAGACTGGCGGGAGCGGCGAGCGCCAGACGGTTGGCGCCGTCAGCTTCCGTGCCGATGCCCAGCCTTTGGAATGTGCCGGTGGCGGGCAGCGGCATGTCCTGCCATGCACCCTGCCGCAGCACCCGATATTTCCCTTCGCTTGCAAACCATGCCGTCCAGCCGGGCTGCGGCGTTATCGACAGCCATGCGCCATCCTGCCGGAAGGCAAGCTTTCCGCCCTTGCCGACCCAATCGCCGGTGGCGTCCGGGAGGAGAAGGAAACACTCGCCCTCCGACGCGTTTTCGGGCGGTGCGGCGACCACGGCCTTGACGACCAGCTGGACGATCGCATCTAGCCGTTGCAGCGCCTCATTGTGGGTCACGTGTTTCTGTGCCTGAGAGGGCAGGATATAGGGAAGCCGAAGTCTCGCCGTCTGTTCCGTCATGATGTCTCTTCCGCGCTGGATTGCCGTTCGCCAGCGATTGTGATGCGGCGGGGCGGTGCGGGGATGAGCGGGGAAGAGATTATTTTTGTTGGGGGTGGGTTGGGTGTGTTTGCGGCGAATGGCGTCTATGGGCGAGACGGCCTCTTGGCTTCGGCGTATGCCGCTTCACTCCCCTCTGCCCTGCCGGGCATCTCCCCCTCAAGGGAGGAGATCGACCCGAGGCGAGGTTTCGCCCATCTCAACGTTTGAGACTGAAATGGTGGTAAAGCTTCTTGCCGATCTCCCCCTTGAGGGGAGATGCCCGGCAGGGCAGAGGGGGGTAAGCCCCATACACCGAAGCGAAAGTTTAATTACCCACGAAAGCGCAGCGGTCTACCCACTCGCCTATGTCGCCGCTTCCACCGTCACTGCCATCGCCCCTTCGGCAATGAAATCCGGATTGGCAAGCGCATCCTCACCGTCGCCTCTCACCTCATAGGCAAGCGGCTGGCCGTCGCAATCAAGCGTTCTGCCGCCGGCGGCGCGCAGCACGGCATCGCCTGCCGCCGTATCCCACATCATGGTGCGGCTGAAGCGGGGGTAGATGTCGGCCGCGCCTTCCGCCAGCATGCAGAATTTCAGCGAGGAACCGACGGAAATACAGTCTTTCAGCCCGTGTTCGGCGACGAAGGCTTCCGTTTTTGCCGTACAGTGCGAGCGGCTGATCAGCGCCACGGGCGATGCGCCGCGCTGGCGCGCGCGGATGGGATGGCGCGCCAGGATCGCGCCTTCGCCTGATATGGCGAGCTTTTCGGCACCGTTGTCCTTGCCCGTCCATGCCTGGCCGCGGCAGGGGGCGTAAACCACGCCTGCGACGGGAACGCCGTTCCTGATGAGGGCGATATTGACGGTGAAATCGTCCTTGCCGGAAATGAATTCCTTGGTTCCATCCAGCGGGTCGACCAGAAAGAACTCCCTGCCTGTCTCCGGCAGGATGCCGTTCGAGACGGCCTCTTCGGCGATAACGGGAATTTCGGGAAAATTGGCGGCCAGCGCCTGAAGAATGATCGTCTCGGCGCGCTGGTCGGCCTCGGTCACCGGCGAGCAGTCATCCTTGTAGGACACGTTCGGGCCCGCGCGGTGGACCGCCATGATCGCCTGTCCGGCGTCCAGCGCCGCTTTCGTCAATATGTCGATCATCTCTTTGCCGTTGCCATCCCATCGCCATCCCGTGGCGGGATCTTGCGATACAACTTGGCTACTCCTTTGGCCGCCGCCCGTCAAACAATGGCGGCCGACAAGGCTAAAATAGGCATTCCGTCGCCGTTTTTTTAGCACTTCCTGCCGAAATCATGGCTCTTTTGATCGGGAAAAGGGCAACTGGTGTGGAAATTCCAAATTTTGTGCAGGATCGCCCGTTTTTGACTTCACATTTTTAACGAACACGATATGCATTTTGGTGTTGGGGGTAAGCTTGCGAGGGCTCCCCTATAATTAACATAACGAGGCGTGGCTCATCAGAGGTCATGCCCAGGGGAAAGACATGGAGTATTTTATCCAGCAGCTCATCAACGGGCTGACTCTTGGATCGATCTACGGCCTCATCGCAATTGGCTATACGATGGTCTACGGCATCATCGGCATGATCAACTTCGCCCATGGCGATATTTTCATGCTTGGCGGTTTCGCCGCGCTGATTGTTTTTCTGGTCGTGACATCTTTTGTCGCCGGCATTCCGGTGGCGCTTCTTCTGCTTTTGATGATGGTCATCGCCATGCTGATGACCGGATTGTGGAACTGGGTCATCGAGCGCGTCGCCTACCGGCCTCTGCGCGGCTCGTTCCGCCTGGCGCCGCTGATCACCGCCATCGGCATGTCGATCGCGCTGTCCAACTTCATCCAGGTCACGCAGGGTCCACGCAACAAGCCGATCCCGTCGCTGGTGACGGAAAGCTACCATCTCGGGGCGATCACCGTTTCGCTGAAGCAGCTCATCATCATGGTGGTGACATCCGTGCTGCTCTTCGCCTTCTGGTACATCGTCAACAAGACACCGCTCGG
Proteins encoded in this window:
- a CDS encoding DUF1134 domain-containing protein codes for the protein MTMRLTKTRTIARLGLGKIIALLASLLMWVAPASAQTSDQYSIQEVVDAGHGFFGETTGGLAKVVERAFQQYGLPNGYILGQEGSGAFVAGLTYGEGTLYTKNAGQHPVFWQGPSLGLDYGGQGTRAMMLVYNLPSVDALYRRYGGVSGSAFIVAGVGMTYLKSSDVTLAPIRTGIGARLGINVGYLKLTQQPTWNPF
- the chpT gene encoding histidine phosphotransferase ChpT codes for the protein MTSKLNITLSGPDLASLLCSRVCHDVISPVGAINNGLELLDEGGTDDDALDLIRTSALNASVRLKFARLAFGASGSAGASIDTGEAEKAAKDFAAAEKKAEVSWNGPRAIVAKNRVKLLLNLFLVAYGAIPRGGNVDVLLESPDGDAKFEITVKGRMMRVPAKFAEIYEGRLEEAVDAHSVQPYYTLLLAEEANMAVEYKVLEDRIVFTAKTVAE
- a CDS encoding GNAT family N-acetyltransferase; amino-acid sequence: MTRLTTARLILRPHAIGDETLYCAFWGADVLPIEGVKSIAPLDAELAFARLLRFIGHWSAFGFGPFVVEEAETGRIVGEVGFAHMRRGNGADFDGVPEAMWKIDRQLVGKGVATEAVEAATTWFDSSGISQRTVCMIDPLNSPSLAIAARFGFQPFRDAMFRKNPVRLFERISAI
- a CDS encoding alpha/beta hydrolase family protein, whose amino-acid sequence is MRNFLLAAFVVFSTAQAAMAQGAIGFKQIELPDAAGARALAVSLWYPAAPSGKSEVVGENAAFYGLEVQPAASFLTGSRPLVLLSHGFGGSWRNLNWIAGALAQQGYVVAAPVHGGESFTEKNATEIVPLWERPRDISRTLTALIENDQLAGQIDSKRIAVIGHSLGGWTAMELVGARYSAELALKDCNREKASPQCKAPRLLAKVGIVGGGKADLRLSMDLSDVRIRAAIALDLGPASGFLPETLQRVEVPVLVLAAGVETPEIAAIKADSDYIARHLPKATTVYREIPDASHFSFMQICKPNGEKIVEELSPGEGFVCRDGGGRDRTAIHAQIAEAITGFLKVEMR
- the ctrA gene encoding response regulator transcription factor CtrA — encoded protein: MRVLLIEDDSATAQSIELMLKSESFNVYTTDLGEEGVDLGKLYDYDIILLDLNLPDMSGYEVLRTLRLSKVKTPILILSGMAGIEDKVRGLGFGADDYMTKPFHKDELVARIHAIVRRSKGHAQSVISTGELIVNLDAKTVEVGGQRVHLTGKEYQMLELLSLRKGTTLTKEMFLNHLYGGMDEPELKIIDVFICKLRKKLANAAGGANYIETVWGRGYVLREPDGATEFLETA
- a CDS encoding flagellar export protein FliJ — its product is MKSRDSLVRLKEFQVNEKRRQLNQLQQMMSEFERMAKELVHQISLEESKSGITDPTHFAYPTFAKAARQRADNLQVSIRELKAQQEAAEASLEEVQAEYEKAAALENRDGAIRARA
- a CDS encoding DUF1059 domain-containing protein, with protein sequence MARQYIDCREFPSDSKCTIAISADTPEELMEAAVQHAVAVHGAEDTREFREEVRRSMHAGTPPLKVA
- a CDS encoding GNAT family N-acetyltransferase, whose protein sequence is MDILSTETGSHGEYSATVEGHKAEMTYSRTSPSLIIIDHTGVPDALRGKGVGQALAAHAIDEARKGGWKIIPLCPFFKAQTLRHPEWADVIQG
- a CDS encoding DUF1153 domain-containing protein; the protein is MTEMIRPRVKYVIGPDGSPLTIADLPPANTRRWVIRRKAEVVAAVRGGLLSLEEACERYTLTVEEFLSWQSSIADHGLAGLRTTRIQQYRH
- a CDS encoding DUF2793 domain-containing protein, giving the protein MTEQTARLRLPYILPSQAQKHVTHNEALQRLDAIVQLVVKAVVAAPPENASEGECFLLLPDATGDWVGKGGKLAFRQDGAWLSITPQPGWTAWFASEGKYRVLRQGAWQDMPLPATGTFQRLGIGTEADGANRLALAAPASLFTHSQEDGGHRMAINKAAKTDTASVLFQSGWSGRAEMGLAGNDGFSIKTSADGAIWRTALLCSGDGRVSLPNRAVVLAGLPAGTTKPANGSAAGFSLLFIDEGGFALGDPVGTGGGRELVVPAKGLYLAILSLAVVSSAGHRVSLSVNGAAGGFGIAGNTSSAGTSQSATFILPLNAGDRLRLQHEGSAEFTQGSGKTCLSLAAL
- the cysQ gene encoding 3'(2'),5'-bisphosphate nucleotidase CysQ is translated as MIDILTKAALDAGQAIMAVHRAGPNVSYKDDCSPVTEADQRAETIILQALAANFPEIPVIAEEAVSNGILPETGREFFLVDPLDGTKEFISGKDDFTVNIALIRNGVPVAGVVYAPCRGQAWTGKDNGAEKLAISGEGAILARHPIRARQRGASPVALISRSHCTAKTEAFVAEHGLKDCISVGSSLKFCMLAEGAADIYPRFSRTMMWDTAAGDAVLRAAGGRTLDCDGQPLAYEVRGDGEDALANPDFIAEGAMAVTVEAAT
- a CDS encoding branched-chain amino acid ABC transporter permease is translated as MEYFIQQLINGLTLGSIYGLIAIGYTMVYGIIGMINFAHGDIFMLGGFAALIVFLVVTSFVAGIPVALLLLLMMVIAMLMTGLWNWVIERVAYRPLRGSFRLAPLITAIGMSIALSNFIQVTQGPRNKPIPSLVTESYHLGAITVSLKQLIIMVVTSVLLFAFWYIVNKTPLGRAQRATEQDRKMAALLGVDVDKTISITFIMGAALASVAGTMYLMYYGVASFNDGFIPGVKAFTAAVLGGIGSLPGAVLGGLLIGLIESLWSAYFSIAYKDVAAFGILAFVLIFKPTGILGRPEVEKV